A portion of the Chiloscyllium punctatum isolate Juve2018m chromosome 5, sChiPun1.3, whole genome shotgun sequence genome contains these proteins:
- the tram1 gene encoding translocating chain-associated membrane protein 1, producing MGLRKKNKTPPVLSHEFIIQNHADIVSCVAMVFLLGLMFEMTAKIAVAFVTLQYNVTLPETGEKMDQAILYHYGFKDLATIFFYTLVAIILHAILQEYVLDKINRRMHFSKTKHSKFNESGQLSAFYLASFVWGAFILASENYASNPTNLWESYPHTLMPFQVKFFYIAQLAYWLHALPELYFQKTRKEDIPRQLVYTSLYIFHIAGAYLLNLNRFGLVLLVLHYFVELLFHVSRLFYFSNEKNERGFTLWALLFVVARLLTLSLSVLTFGFGLAGAQNQSLDLTTGNFNILAVRISALAGICLTQAYMMWKFINFQLKRWKEHAQMQALKKKATNTKSKATKKENKANGVNGVITFEDRDSPRARKVKSS from the exons ATGGGGCTGCGAAAGAAAAACAAGACACCGCCGGTGCTCAGCCATGAATTTATCATCCAGAACCACGCCGACATCGTGTCCTGTGTCGCCATGGTCTTCTTGCTCGGGCTTATGTTCGAG ATGACTGCTAAGATAGCTGTTGCTTTCGTCACTCTTCAATACAATGTTACATTGCCTGAAACAG GTGAAAAGATGGATCAAGCTATTCTTTACCATTATGGCTTTAAGGACTTGGCTACAATTTTCTTTTACACATTGGTTGCTATCATTCTGCATGCCATCTTGCAAGAGTATGTGCTTGAT AAAATCAACAGGCGAATGCACTTTTCAAAAACAAAGCACAGTAAATTCAATGAATCAGGACAACTCAGCGCCTTTTACTTGGCTTCTTTTGTCTGGGGAGCATTTATTCTAGCCTCG GAAAATTATGCATCAAATCCTACTAATTTATGGGAAAGCTATCCACACACATTGATGCC ATTTCAGGTGAAATTTTTCTATATTGCGCAGTTGGCTTATTGGCTTCATGCTTTGCCAGAACTTTATTTCCAGAAAACCCGGAAG GAAGATATTCCCCGACAGCTTGTGTATACCAGTTTGtatattttccacattgctggagCTTATCTGTTaaa CCTGAACCGTTTTGGCCTGGTACTTCTGGTGTTGCATTATTTTGTGGAACTTTTGTTTCATGTTTCTCGTCTGTTTTACTTCAGTAATGAAAAGAATGAAAGGGG ATTCACCCTTTGGGCTTTGTTGTTTGTCGTGGCACGACTGCTTACCCTATCTCTTTCTGTCCTCACATTTGGATTTGGCCTTGCTGGAGCTCAAAATCAAAGTTTGGATTTAACCACCGGAAACTTTAATATCTTGGCTGTGAG AATAAGTGCCCTGGCTGGTATTTGCCTGACACAGGCATATATGATGTGGAAATTCATTAACTTCCAACTCAAGAGGTGGAAAGAACATGCACAAATGCAGGCTCTAAAAAAGAAAGCTACCAATACAAAGAGCAAAGCTAccaaaaaagaaaataaag CTAATGGAGTAAATGGGGTCATCACTTTTGAAGATAGAGACTCTCCACGTGCAAGAAAAGTAAAATCATCTTGA